Proteins from a genomic interval of Arachis hypogaea cultivar Tifrunner chromosome 10, arahy.Tifrunner.gnm2.J5K5, whole genome shotgun sequence:
- the LOC140175549 gene encoding uncharacterized protein translates to MSFGLKNAGATYQRLMDKVFRHQIGRNIEIYVDDMVAKTTQERSHCDDLKEIFEQIRSYNMRLNLEKCAFGVQGGKFLGFMLTSRGIEVNPEKCEAILNMASPKTMKELGSCHRDREDTTASILRQQSHATNGTKVSEDRTASLNTRGHNKKSKALFSKPHNNSKDKPPIKANTDKTRTGRTFDQMAKYEVLIAGLKLALRHQVQNLTSHCDSLLVVQQIRGEFQVKDPLLEQYWLIAKDLISKFSSFIILHVHREKNVRADILSKLAATRADTQTSALSQLTLTKPSIELLYIENINRLHDWRTPFLKYINTGTKPRDELNPQHFRRKASFYTRIAGELYRRGFSQPLLKCLSEDEAKEVMDEVHEGVCGNHIGGRALAAKIA, encoded by the exons ATGTCATTTGgtctaaagaatgcaggtgcaacttACCAACGACTGATGGACAAAGTATTCCGGCACCAAATAGGTCGGAACATAGAAATTTATGTTGACGATATGGTCGCCAAGACCACTCAAGAGCGGTCACACTGCGACGACCTCAAGGAAATATTCGAACAGATCCGATCATACAATATGAGACTCAACCTAGAAAAATGCGCCTTCGGAGTTCAAGGAGGCAAATTCCTCGGATTTATGCTAACCTCACGAGGAATTGAAGTGAACCCTGAAAAATGCGAAGCAATACTCAACATGGCAAGCCCTAAAACGATGAAAGAG CTCGGCTCTTGTCATCGAGACAGGGAAGACACAACAGCCAGTATACTTCGTCAGCAGAGTCATGCAACCAACGGAACAAAGGTATCCGAGGATAGAACAGCTAGCCTTAACACTCGTGGTCATAACAAGAAGAGTAAGGCACTATTTTCAAAGCCACACAATAATAGTAAGGACAAACCACCCATTAAGGCAAATACTGACAAAACCAGAACTGGCCGGACGTTTGACCAAATG GCCAAGTACGAGGTCCTCATAGCAGGACTCAAACTCGCCCTAAGGCACCAAGTACAAAATCTGACATCCCATTGCGACTCCCTTTTGGTAGTCCAGCAGATCCGAGGAGAGTTCCAGGTAAAAGATCCCTTGCTAGAGCAATATTGGCTCATAGCAAAGGATCTCATTTCAAAATTCAGCTCGTTTATTATACTACATGTGCATAGAGAAAAGAATGTTAGAGCAGATATATTATCCAAACTCGCCGCCACTAGGGCAGATACACAAACATCAGCACTATCACAACTTACACTCACAAAACCCAGCATTGAACTATTATACATAGAAAACATTAACCGCCTCCATGACTGGAGAACACCTTTTCTTAAGTACATAAATACAGGCACCAAACCCAGGGACGAGCTCAACCCACAACACTTCAGGCGTAAGGCGAGCTTCTACACAAGGATAGCGGGAGAGCTGTACAGGCGCGGTTTCTCACAACCATTGCTAAAATGCCTAAGCGAAGATGAAGCAAAAGAGGTGATGGACGAAGTTCACGAGGGCGTATGTGGAAACCACATAGGAGGACGAGCTCTCGCCGCAAAAATAGCCTGA
- the LOC112714844 gene encoding uncharacterized protein, which yields MATATAATSQLPAPPAQQQFLNLESLARIDTTTLSQSELHALSLSSLSAFDLHSTRRHIVTPKIDPSLFNESAGSRRQTYSRPRRPESSPTGRRRRVAGLLPAAKLPSLPSDDLGNAENRVIIDYLKQYIREDPKFDQVEFAPPSSASALVAYHGGGAGEGRGELAMVKFGERKRKRGRKPKVKVNLEESYSGMEIVNKNGVVINLMDLAKAEDPFAEELRRRTDGLQGEEELLGFLRDLEGQWGSRRRKRRIVDAANFGDALPLGWKLILGLKRKDGRAWIYCRRYISPSGQQFMSCREVASYLQSLIGHSDAPLQIGHRSENFPQEQRAITEHSAGVAHEDQREWQIVVANSDVPSFSVSNERGMELALLGLENLADVEIHDLFECHKCNVTFDEKDSYLQHLLSFHQRTTRRYRLGSSLGDGVIIKDGKFECQFCHKVFSERRRYSSHVGIHVRSNVRQAEDSSGLENVQRTDKSPVREDMLLSRLSRMDALIEIAQSSIMEDCDMEPASKVAACSLDQDINFESEQQMEDSLNGTNVVQVLNQQDSPELHMDVEEEETDDDSQVIDAKMVTCLDHTGLLCVNEKNGNPSVEVFDKSGIDMGGASQGPLLNLSCKDKISDSGENENFCCSNIKEKFKFNEDNNNKNELEIGSDGCKDVPLRTNVQELLMPASEENVIDSRVSKSPISQMQPLYSSPAFSSYKVGKQSCTEDHEYKNVKRFQELDEVSTTKHDATSVQDSFSLPDVQTDTINKTVMETTYPSSVQVESQEVMQLTTVCVWCGIEFNHDALNSEIQPDSVGFMCPACKAKISGQINVLDS from the exons ATGGCCACCGCCACTGCAGCTACCTCGCAGCTGCCGGCGCCGCCAGCGCAGCAGCAATTTCTCAACTTAGAATCCCTGGCTCGGATAGACACTACAACTCTCTCACAGTCGGAGCTCCATGCCCTGTCTCTCTCCTCCCTCTCCGCCTTCGATCTCCACTCCACCCGTCGCCACATCGTCACTCCCAAAATCGATCCGTCTCTCTTCAACGAGAGCGCCGGATCTCGCCGCCAGACATACTCCCGTCCTCGCCGCCCCGAGTCCTCTCCCACCGGCCGCCGACGCCGTGTTGCCGGCCTCCTCCCCGCCGCTAAGCTACCTTCTCTCCCTTCCGATGACCTTGGAAATGCCGAGAACCGGGTGATCATCGATTATCTGAAACAGTATATCAGGGAAGATCCCAAATTCGACCAAGTCGAGTTCGCTCCGCCTTCTTCCGCTTCCGCGCTGGTCGCCTACCACGGAGGTGGAGCTGGCGAAGGGAGAGGAGAGCTCGCTATGGTGAAATTcggagagaggaagaggaagagagggcGGAAGCCGAAGGTGAAGGTGAACTTGGAGGAATCCTACAGCGGGATGGAGATTGTGAACAAGAACGGAGTGGTGATCAATCTGATGGATCTAGCGAAGGCGGAGGATCCTTTTGCGGAGGAGCTGAGGAGGCGGACTGACGGACTGCAGGGAGAGGAGGAGCTGTTAGGGTTTCTGAGGGATTTAGAGGGACAGTGGGGAagcaggaggaggaagaggaggattgTGGACGCTGCCAATTTCGGTGACGCATTACCGCTTGGTTGGAAGCTTATTCTCGGGTTGAAGAGAAAGGATGGTCGCGCATGGATCTATTGTCGCAGATACATAAG CCCTAGTGGACAGCAATTTATGTCTTGTAGAGAAGTTGCTTCCTATTTGCAGTCTCTTATTGGCCATAGTGATGCACCGTTGCAAATCGGTCATAGGAGTGAGAATTTTCCGCAGGAACAAAGAGCAATCACTGAACAC TCTGCAGGTGTTGCCCATGAGGATCAACGTGAATGGCAGATTGTTGTAGCTAACTCAGATGTACCTAGTTTTTCTGTTTCTAATGAACGTGGGATGGAATTGGCCTTGTTGGGTTTGGAAAATCTTGCAGACGTGGAAATACATGACCTATTTGAATGTCACAAATGCAATGTGACCTTTGACGAGAAGGATTCATACTTGCAGCACTTATTGTCATTTCACCAGAGAACAACAAGACGATATCGGCTTGGATCTTCTCTTGGAGATGGAGTTATAATTAAAGATGGAAAGTTTGAGTGCCAGTTCTGTCACAAGGTGTTTTCAGAAAGGCGTCGCTACAGTTCTCATGTGGGGATCCATGTTAGGAGTAATGTGAGGCAGGCTGAAGATTCGTCAGGTCTGGAAAATGTTCAACGGACAGACAAGTCTCCAGTGAGGGAGGACATGCTGCTTTCAAGACTCTCCAGGATGGATGCCCTTATTGAAATTGCTCAGAGCTCTATCATGGAGGATTGTGACATGGAGCCTGCTTCGAAAGTTGCTGCTTGTAGCTTGGATCAAGATATAAACTTTGAGTCAGAACAGCAAATGGAAGATAGCTTAAATGGAACAAATGTTGTTCAAGTTTTAAATCAGCAGGATAGTCCAGAGTTACACATGGATGTGGAAGAAGAGGAAACTGATGATGATAGCCAAGTTATTGATGCAAAGATGGTTACTTGTCTAGATCACACGGGTTTGTTATGTGTAAATGAGAAAAATGGTAATCCATCTGTTGAAGTGTTTGATAAGTCTGGGATTGATATGGGAGGAGCTTCTCAAGGCCCTTTGCTTAATTTATCTTGCAAGGACAAAATATCAGATTCTGGGGAGAATGAAAATTTTTGTTGCTCTAATATCAAAGAAAAGTTTAAGTTTAATGAAGATAACAATAATAAGAATGAATTGGAAATTGGTTCAGATGGTTGCAAAGATGTTCCTCTTAGGACCAATGTTCAAGAGTTGCTAATGCCAGCTTCTGAAGAAAATGTGATCGACTCTAGGGTTTCTAAATCTCCTATATCCCAAATGCAACCTTTGTATTCCTCTCCTGCTTTCAGCTCTTATAAG GTAGGAAAACAATCTTGTACTGAAGATCATGAGTATAAAAATGTGAAGCGGTTCCAGGAATTGGATGAAGTCAGTACTACTAAGCATGATGCTACAAGTGTTCAAGATTCCTTTTCACTGCCTGATGTGCAAACTGATACGATAAACAAAACAGTGATGGAAACAACATATCCCTCTTCTGTTCAGGTTGAATCACAAGAAGTTATGCAGCTTACAACTGTGTGTGTTTGGTGTGGAATAGAGTT
- the LOC140175550 gene encoding uncharacterized protein — protein MNLSEKLMQPSSGELVGFFGERVPIKGYIWLRTTIGDHPLSRTIDIQYLIVDCPSPYNIILGRPALNMFRAVISTFHLCVKFQAQGGKIATIHSDHQQARQCYNASLKRSDTSQKQHEVQSIHDTEVLSLAELDPRGDTQERPQLADELQKIQLTRTPKQVTYIGQALQGQERSELIRILQANADLLTWTPADIPGISPDIIYHKLAIDRTSQPIAQKKRNLGAKKSRAALEETEKLLKSNFIKEIRFTTWLSVVMVRKNPGKWRMCFDFTNLNKACLKDAYPLPCIDKLVDNASGFKSLSFMDAYSGYNQILMHPED, from the coding sequence ATGAATTTATCTGAAAAACTAATGCAACCCTCATCCGGAGAATTAGTAGGATTCTTTGGAGAAAGAGTGCCGATCAAAGGTTATATATGGCTAAGGACAACAATAGGAGATCACCCGTTATCAAGAACCATAGACATACAATACCTAATAGTTGACTGCCCCAGTCCTTACAATATTATTCTCGGAAGACCTGCTCTGAATATGTTCAGAGCAGTCATATCCACTTTTCATCTTTGTGTTAAATTTCAGGCACAAGGCGGCAAGATAGCAACAATACATTCTGACCACCAACAAGCTCGGCAATGCTATAATGCAAGCCTAAAAAGGTCGGACACAAGCCAGAAACAACATGAAGTCCAGTCAATACATGACACGGAAGTTTTGTCCTTAGCCGAGCTTGATCCTCGAGGAGACACCCAAGAAAGACCTCAACTAGCAGATGAGCTCCAGAAGATTCAACTGACCCGCACACCAAAACAGGTAACATACATCGGTCAAGCACTACAGGGACAAGAGAGGTCGGAGTTGATAAGAATATTACAAGCCAATGCTGATTTATTAACATGGACCCCAGCAGACATACCCGGTATAAGCCCAGACATAATCTACCACAAACTGGCCATTGACAGAACAAGCCAACCTATAGCTCAGAAGAAGAGGAACCTCGGGGCAAAAAAATCAAGGGCAGCCTTAGAAGAAACAGAGAAGCTCCTTAAATCCAACTTCATCAAAGAAATCCGCTTCACCACATGGCTCTCAgtggtaatggtaagaaaaaacccaggtaaatggcgcatgtgcttCGACTTtacaaatttaaacaaagcatgccTTAAAGATGCTTACCCTTTGCCGTGCATCGATAAACTTGTAGACAATGCATCAGGTTTCAAAAGCttaagcttcatggatgcatactctggctaCAACCAGATCCTCATGCATCCAGAAGACTAA